AGGCTCGTGGGTTTTGATGGCATTTCTCAATACATCGGGATATTGAGACAGGATTCTGATCAGCAACATAGCGGCTGGCTCCGTCAGGACCGAGAAGTCCGCGTTTAACCACATTTCCGGAGTGATGTTGGAAGCGTTCCTTTCAACGGATCTCAATCTTGAGTGTGCGTATTGTAGGTAAGGGCCTGTGTCACCTTCGAATGAAAGCATTCTTTCCCATTTGAACTCATAGTTGTTGATACGTTTCGATTGCATATCTTGGATCATGACGGCAGATATACCAACCAAATCAGCGACTTCATCGGGGTTCGCAATCTGAGAGTATTTGACTTCGTTCTTTCTCATAACTTCGTGcatcttctccttggttTCTTCGAGAATATTGTCCAAAAACACAACCGTTCCCTTTCTCGTGGACATGCCTTGAACCATACCGAAGTTGACGTGCTGGAGATTCTGAGCCCAATCAAAACCAATCTgtttcaagatctcgaaaaaTTGTGCGGTGTGCAAGTCCTGTTGAGAAGCAATCACATATATCATCTTATCGAAATGGTACTTTTCGTAACGATCCATGGCAGCACCAACATCTCTAGTCAGATAAAGCGTGGTACCGTCGGACTTCTTGACGAGCGTTTTCCCtagcttcttgttgaatttcGTCAGATCGATCAGAGTAGCACCCCTGTCTTCATGTgtcaatttcttctcctcgAACAATTTAAGAGCTTTTTCCATTGACTCCCTACTGACTTGGGACTCACCGGAATACGAGTCATACTTAATGTTCAAACGGGCATATGTGTCAATGTACTTTTCAATGGAGAGCTCGCGGaatctcttccagatcttcaaagcctcAGGATCACCGTCCTccattctcttgaaatatgCACGCGCTTTACCGTTTGTGGATTCTTCCAAAGGCAAGCTGtcaccttcttcttcaatatctttGTTGATACGAACGTACACTTCAAATAGGTGGTGAATAGGATCAACGGCAAGTGCTTTTTCGTCACCGTATCTCTCGAAACCAATGGCTAACAGACCAAACTGTTTGCCCCAGTCACCCAAGTAGTTCATTCTGACAACTTCCCAACCACATTTTTCGTAAAGATTAGACAAAAACCCACCAATGATAGTAGATCTCAAATGGCCTGCATGGAAAGGCTTGGCAATGTTTGGTGACGAGAACTCAATAATAACTTTTTTGTTATCCACCAATTTACAAGCCCCGTACTCTTCCTTTCTGTTTAAGATATCTGGAATCACAGTCTTCAGCAAGAACTGTGTGTTAAAGAAAAACTGGATAAATGGACCGTTATTCTCGACCTTCGATAAGAACGGACCGCAGGGGAACTTTGAAGCCCAATCGGCAGCTAAGTCCTTTGGATTGGCACCTTTTATTCTCAATCTGGGGACAGGAATCAACAAATCACCTCTCTCGAGGGTATTAGTCCACTCCAACGCTGGGAAGATCAAAGATGGGTCCACACCAGAGATCTTGGAAAGCTCTTGGGTCACATAATTTCTCATTAGGTCGACAATGTTGACATCTGGATGCGATCCTTCTGCAACGGTTGGTTCCTCAATAGATAATTTCTGCAATTGCGCAGTGATGGGACAGATAGCAGGAGCACTCATTGTTCTCACGGTTCTTACTGATGTATACTGCGAGAACTTGTAAATTTTCTTTAGCTGATGGCGTCCAATTGATAAGCAAAAACAATTCCGGAGCGATAGTAAAGCACTTGGCAGTTTATTGAGCATAAACTGGAGCCAGTTCAAGAATATAATGTACACTCAAATGGTATGAAAGtatcttcaaatcattGATATaggcgatgagcaacaGGCGAAAACTTTTTCGAGCGAGGCGACGATAAAGCGACACAATTTTCAGCCTAGTGTCAGTGCCAAGTATAATAAAGAAAATGGAATTTAATGGCAAGGAATAACACATTTTCAGCCGTGAGATTATTTGACGTGTAGGCTATGTAGGATATTGTAGGATATTGTAGAATATTGTAGAATTCTGTTACGAAACCTTATTGCGTCTCTAGGTGGAACTCTTCGCGAGAACGAGTTGTAAAACTGAAAATCCTATTCCTAAAGATCAAATCATATATAAAAAATAGTAACTAGTTTATCGTTATATGTATAATACTGTCGTAAGAGTTGTCATTAAATGATAAGGGGATATTGATGCGCGCTCACCTATTTGGTGAACATTCTCTTGTAGAATGGCTTATCGTCATGGGCAAGGTCTTCAGCATTGTAATTAGCACCTCTTCTGTCAGGTGGAACCCAGGAGGCAGATTTCCATGGTAGGGCACCTTCCATCCACATAGTGTCGACCTCTTCCAAAGTCAAACCTTTAGTCTCTggaacgaagaagaagacgtAGACGTAAGCAAACACTAGACATCCCATGAAGACGTAACCGTAGTAGAAGTTGATAGCGTTGGTGATGAAAGGagtgaagaaggagatcaagaaacCCCACATCCAGTTGGCAGCAGTCGAGATAGCCATACCCTTGGATTTGACTCTCAATGGGAAAGTTTCAGAGACAATAACGTAACAGCCACCGGCCCAGGTGGTAGCGAAACAGAAGATGTAGAACATGGTGAAGACAATCATACAGTTACCAGCGCCCTTGGAGGCACCATTGGCTTGACCGTGGGGCCATAGTCTAGTGACACCGACAGAGGCAAACACAACGAAACAGCACATCATGGTGGCGGCACCCCATAGAAGACAGGTACGACGACCGAATCTTTCAATACAGAAAATACCGACGAAAgtggagaagaagttcacaACACCAATGATGATGGAAGTTTCGAAAGAATCTTCCAAACCGACAGACTTAAAGACAGTGGTACCGTAGTAAAAGAAGTAGTTGTCACCGGTCAATTGTTGCAAAGATTGCAACATAACACCCATAATCAAACGGGGAAAGATCTTGGTTTTTGTAGTGAACAATTCACCCCAGCTAGCGCTACCAGCCAatttctcagcttcaacACCGGCAGCGATGGCGTCTAGTTCAGCCAACAGAGCTGGGTCATCGACAGAAACTTTGTTGGACCTAGATAGCGAACGCttagcttcttcgaagttACCAACTTCAACCAGGTAACGTGGAGACTCTGGAACGAAAAGCATACCACCAACCATAAACATAGCCCAGGCGAAACATAGACCCAAACCAACTCTCCATTGAGTCGAGTCGTGGTAATTCTTGGTACCGAAGTTAGTACAGTAACCCAAGAAAATACCCAAAGTAATCATAAGTTGGTAACAAGAGACCAGGGTACCTCTAATCTGCTTTGGAGACACCTCAGAAATCAACATTGGTGACAAAACGGAGATACCACCAACACCTAAACCAGATATAATTCTTCCAATGAAGTACTGGTACcatttgttgaaggaaCATATTTGAATTAAGATGCCGACCACATAGATGATGGTGACAGCAACCAAACCAATACGACGACCGTAGACATCACCCATCTTGGATAAAACAATACCACCGATAGCGCAACCAATATTGAAGATAGAAACCATCAAACCCATTCTGACCTTCGACAAATAATAGGTGCCATCAGAATGTCTAGATCCAAATCTTCTCACAAAGTCCGGCAAATTCACGAAACCAGAAATGGTACCAGTATCCCAACCGAAAATGAAACCACCAAAGGCGATCATCAGACACAGGATGGAAACACCAATGTAGGAAGAAGCGGGCTTCTTTGGCAAATCGATGGCTGGCTCTGGTGGGGCAATTGAGTTCAAATCTTTAGCatcatctctttcagcCTTGTTAGATGGCGTTGATAAAACGGAATGAGATCCCGAAACTGTGGAAGTCAAGTTGCCAACAGGAGTGTTTTCGGCAGTTGAcatctcgaagatatttTTGTAATCAGTAAAGTAATGGATGGAAAACCTTAATGAATTCTGGGGATAtagaggaagaggaaacaAATAACCAGAATGAAACGTTTGGAAGGTGAATATCGAAGCCAGTATTTATACGTTTTTCGTTAGCCGTCGAGCACTGACATAGAACTGCGCGGCCCATTGGTGGTCCCACACAATCTCCCCGGATAAAAATTTTTCCGGCCACTCAATTTCTCTAGATGACGGATTAACCCCACTCTGCCCCAGGAACTTCAAATAATTCCGCTCCTCAGAGATCCTCGCACGTTCTCGGAACAAAACTCAGGAAACGGGTGATTATTTGCAAAACAACTGGAAAAACTGCCAACCACTACCGCATAATGCGGAAGGAATTTTTTTTTACTCCTTAGAATCAGCCGCAAGGCGTACTCTGCGGGGCCCCACACGCTGTCCGTCCGCCACTGGGAAAATATCCCCATGTCTTGAGTAGAAAATTTCTTCGGGACAACTTCCGCTCGAACCCTGAAAGATCCGCACCAGTTATCGTTTCTTTTCACAAAAATGTCCTGACTTTGGGGAAAGAGGTTCTACCTGTGGTATAGTTTCTCCGTTAAGGCATCCTTCATAGGAAGTTCGGGGAAACATTGTGCTCCTGCTGGACCCATTCTGGCATAATTGTTCCGTCCAGGCCTCGCTTTCGGATCTGTAGGCCCCTAACCCAAACCGCTAACGTGGCGTGGGTAAATGGTAGTGAAAACCTTGTTCACGGAGAAATTGTTGGCTGATCTTAGTATTCAGTGGAGAGATTTATTTGACTTTGTTTGCTGGCGTATGCCAGTTCCGGGGAAGCTCCTG
The sequence above is drawn from the Torulaspora globosa chromosome 5, complete sequence genome and encodes:
- a CDS encoding arginine--tRNA ligase (ancestral locus Anc_5.393), whose translation is MLNKLPSALLSLRNCFCLSIGRHQLKKIYKFSQYTSVRTVRTMSAPAICPITAQLQKLSIEEPTVAEGSHPDVNIVDLMRNYVTQELSKISGVDPSLIFPALEWTNTLERGDLLIPVPRLRIKGANPKDLAADWASKFPCGPFLSKVENNGPFIQFFFNTQFLLKTVIPDILNRKEEYGACKLVDNKKVIIEFSSPNIAKPFHAGHLRSTIIGGFLSNLYEKCGWEVVRMNYLGDWGKQFGLLAIGFERYGDEKALAVDPIHHLFEVYVRINKDIEEEGDSLPLEESTNGKARAYFKRMEDGDPEALKIWKRFRELSIEKYIDTYARLNIKYDSYSGESQVSRESMEKALKLFEEKKLTHEDRGATLIDLTKFNKKLGKTLVKKSDGTTLYLTRDVGAAMDRYEKYHFDKMIYVIASQQDLHTAQFFEILKQIGFDWAQNLQHVNFGMVQGMSTRKGTVVFLDNILEETKEKMHEVMRKNEVKYSQIANPDEVADLVGISAVMIQDMQSKRINNYEFKWERMLSFEGDTGPYLQYAHSRLRSVERNASNITPEMWLNADFSVLTEPAAMLLIRILSQYPDVLRNAIKTHEPATVVTYLFKLTHQVSSCYDVLWVAGQTEEIATARLALYASARQVLYNGMRLLGLTPVERM
- a CDS encoding sugar porter family MFS transporter (ancestral locus Anc_5.395), which translates into the protein MSTAENTPVGNLTSTVSGSHSVLSTPSNKAERDDAKDLNSIAPPEPAIDLPKKPASSYIGVSILCLMIAFGGFIFGWDTGTISGFVNLPDFVRRFGSRHSDGTYYLSKVRMGLMVSIFNIGCAIGGIVLSKMGDVYGRRIGLVAVTIIYVVGILIQICSFNKWYQYFIGRIISGLGVGGISVLSPMLISEVSPKQIRGTLVSCYQLMITLGIFLGYCTNFGTKNYHDSTQWRVGLGLCFAWAMFMVGGMLFVPESPRYLVEVGNFEEAKRSLSRSNKVSVDDPALLAELDAIAAGVEAEKLAGSASWGELFTTKTKIFPRLIMGVMLQSLQQLTGDNYFFYYGTTVFKSVGLEDSFETSIIIGVVNFFSTFVGIFCIERFGRRTCLLWGAATMMCCFVVFASVGVTRLWPHGQANGASKGAGNCMIVFTMFYIFCFATTWAGGCYVIVSETFPLRVKSKGMAISTAANWMWGFLISFFTPFITNAINFYYGYVFMGCLVFAYVYVFFFVPETKGLTLEEVDTMWMEGALPWKSASWVPPDRRGANYNAEDLAHDDKPFYKRMFTK